From Afipia carboxidovorans OM5, one genomic window encodes:
- a CDS encoding Mth938-like domain-containing protein gives MSGGTPTVPHFPRPAPIDAYGQGGFRFAEMSHRGSLLCLPDGIWGWELTRAAEVDQAALARVFANADAIDTLIVGTGLDVWRPEPALREALRAVRIVIDPMQTGPAITTYNIMMGEGRRVAAALIAV, from the coding sequence GTGAGCGGCGGCACGCCCACCGTCCCGCATTTCCCGCGCCCTGCGCCGATCGATGCCTACGGGCAGGGCGGATTCCGTTTTGCCGAGATGTCGCATCGCGGCTCGCTGTTATGCCTGCCGGATGGCATTTGGGGTTGGGAGCTCACGCGTGCCGCCGAGGTTGACCAGGCTGCGCTGGCGCGGGTATTTGCCAATGCCGATGCGATCGACACGCTGATTGTCGGCACCGGGCTTGATGTCTGGCGGCCGGAACCCGCGTTGCGCGAGGCGTTGCGGGCGGTGCGGATCGTGATCGACCCGATGCAGACCGGCCCCGCGATCACCACCTACAACATCATGATGGGTGAGGGACGCCGGGTCGCGGCGGCGCTGATCGCGGTATGA